A DNA window from Vigna angularis cultivar LongXiaoDou No.4 chromosome 1, ASM1680809v1, whole genome shotgun sequence contains the following coding sequences:
- the LOC108347636 gene encoding CASP-like protein 1D1, giving the protein MASTDKPVDTEYSRPTSSAHAAVGVDLFKFDVILRFLLFAASLVSVVVIVTGNETKYLPRPRPAKFRYSPAFVYFVAALSVAGLYSIITTLASLYAIKNPALKAKLLLYFILWDALILGIIASAIGTAGGVAYVGLKGNKHVNWDKICNVYDKFCRHVGASVAVALFGSIVTVLLIWISAYSLHSRVPK; this is encoded by the exons ATGGCTTCTACAGACAAACCTGTAGACACCGAATACAGCAGACCAACTTCATCAGCTCATGCAGCTGTTGGTGTTGATTTATTTAAGTTTGATGTCATCCTAAGGTTTTTGTTGTTTGCAGCATCATTGGTGTCTGTTGTGGTGATTGTCACTGGTAATGAAACTAAATATCTTCCCCGGCCACGGCCAGCCAAGTTCAGATACTCACCAGCCTTTGT ATACTTTGTGGCTGCTTTGTCCGTTGCAGGCCTTTACAGTATCATTACAACTCTTGCATCACTCTATGCCATTAAAAATCCAGCACTTAAAGCAAAGTTGCTCCTCTACTTTATCTTATGGGATGCG CTTATATTGGGGATAATAGCCTCAGCAATAGGCACAGCTGGGGGTGTAGCGTATGTGGGTTTGAAGGGTAACAAGCATGTGAACTGGGACAAAATTTGTAATGTTTATGATAAGTTCTGTAGACATGTTGGTGCCTCCGTAGCAGTGGCTTTGTTTGGAAGCATTGTGACAGTCTTGCTCATTTGGATTTCAGCTTACAGCCTTCATAGTCGAGTTCCCAAGTAG